Proteins from one Fragaria vesca subsp. vesca linkage group LG6, FraVesHawaii_1.0, whole genome shotgun sequence genomic window:
- the LOC101298332 gene encoding DNA polymerase III PolC-type-like, producing the protein MDNPSTSSPCKESTSTEIVFFDIETNVPNRVGQRFWVLEFGAIVVCPRKLVELDSYSTLIRPTDLSAVPSRSGRCDGITKDVVANAPLFEEVADKIFNILNGRIWAGHNIQRFDCARIKEAFSDIGRPAPTPVGMIDSLGVLTEKFGRRAGNMKMASLATYFKLGQQKHRSLEDVRMNLEVLKNCATVLFLEASLPSVLNGNWHGSPTVTTRSRSNGKLPCRDETTSRKSPPTASIGYQRAVPYVPRGSLEKVTERVKNLLCRAQGNQPLSNILKHSHSLLR; encoded by the exons ATGGACAACCCTTCTACATCTTCACCATGCAAAGAAAGCACATCAACAGAGATTGTGTTCTTTGACATAGAAACAAATGTACCCAATAGAGTTGGACAAAGGTTCTGGGTTTTAGAATTTGGGGCAATTGTTGTTTGCCCTCGGAAGCTTGTGGAGCTAGACAGTTATAGCACCCTCATTAGGCCAACAGACTTGTCTGCTGTACCCTCAAGGTCCGGTAGATGCGATGGGATCACCAAGGATGTTGTTGCAAATGCACCCTTGTTTGAGGAAGTTGCAGATAAGATATTCAACATTTTGAATGGTAGAATTTGGGCAGGTCATAACATCCAAAGGTTCGATTGTGCTCGCATTAAGGAGGCGTTTTCGGACATTGGTAGGCCTGCACCTACTCCTGTTGGGATGATAGACTCCTTAGGGGTATTGACTGAGAAGTTTGGCAGAAGAGCTGGCAATATGAAG ATGGCATCATTGGCAACTTACTTCAAGCTCGGGCAGCAAAAGCACAG GAGCCTTGAAGATGTTAGGATGAACCTGGAGGTCCTCAAGAACTGTGCAACTGTGCTGTTTCTG GAAGCAAGCCTTCCTAGCGTGTTAAATGGCAACTGGCATGGCTCCCCAACGGTTACAACTCGGAGTAGAAGTAATGGGAAATTGCCATGCCGAGATGAAACAACAAGCCGAAAGTCTCCCCCAACTGCTTCTATTGGATATCAAAGAGCAGTTCCATATGTTCCAAGGGGGAGTTTGGAAAAG GTGACAGAAAGGGTAAAGAATCTACTGTGTAGAGCACAAGGAAACCAGCCTCTTAGTAACATATTGAAGCATTCTCATTCACTACTCCGGTGA
- the LOC101298618 gene encoding bifunctional aspartate aminotransferase and glutamate/aspartate-prephenate aminotransferase-like, which translates to MASSLHSSSSSSTIARRLTFSPRFSGPDPKSVSFPSQLSRTIPPLKSTASRTVVRAVAVTGSDQAMELDISLSPRVNSIKPSKTVAITDQATALVQAGVPVIRLAAGEPDFDTPAVIAEAGINAIREGYTRYSPNAGTLELRQAICRKLQEENGISYTPDQVLVSNGAKQSIDQAVQAVCAPGDEVIIPAPFWVSYPEIARKADATPVIIPTSISENFLLDPKVLESKLTERSRVLILCSPSNPTGSVYPKKLLEDIAKIVARHPRLLVLSDEIYEHIIYAPATHTSFASLPGMWERTLTVNGFSKAFAMTGWRLGYIAGPKHFISACNKIQSQSTSGASSISQKAGVAALGLGYAGGEAVSIMVKAFRERRDFLVKSFGELAGVKISEPKGAFYLFLDFSCYYGTEADGFGKIENSESLCKYLLDKGQVALVPGDAFGDDTCIRISYAASLQTLQAAAERIKKSLIELKPAARS; encoded by the exons ATGGCCAGCTCCCTACACTCCTCCTCCTCTTCCTCCACCATTGCCCGCCGCCTCACCTTCTCACCCCGATTCTCCGGACCCGACCCGAAATCCGTATCCTTCCCTTCTCAGCTATCCCGAACCATTCCTCCTCTCAAGTCCACAGCTTCAAGAACCGTCGTCAGGGCAGTCGCGGTTACCGGGAGTGACCAAGCAATGGAGCTTGACATTTCTCTCAGCCCCAGAGTCAACTCCATCAAGCCGTCCAAGACTGTCGCCATCACCGACCAGGCCACGGCGCTCGTCCAGGCCGGCGTCCCCGTGATCCGGTTGGCCGCCGGCGAGCCCGATTTCGATACTCCAGCTGTCATTGCAGAG GCGGGGATCAATGCGATTCGTGAGGGGTATACTAGGTACTCACCAAATGCAGGGACTTTGGAGTTGCGCCAGGCGATTTGCCGTAAGCTACAAG AGGAGAATGGGATATCTTACACGCCTGATCAGGTGTTGGTTAGTAATGGAGCCAAGCAGTCTATTGATCAGGCTGTGCAGGCTGTTTGCGCGCCAGGAGATGAG GTTATAATTCCAGCTCCATTTTGGGTGAGTTATCCGGAAATTGCAAGGAAGGCTGATGCAACTCCTGTGATTATTCCGACGAGCATCTCCGAGAATTTTCTCTTGGACCCCAAGGTTCTCGAGTCCAAGCTCACTGAAAGATCGAGAGTGCTGATTCTTTGTTCTCCATCCAACCCGACAGGGTCTGTTTACCCCAAGAAGTTGCTTGAGGATATTGCTAAAATTGTAGCAAGGCATCCCCGGCTTCTG GTCCTCTCTGATGAAATTTACGAACACATAATTTACGCACCAGCAACTCACACGAGCTTTGCATCTTTGCCAGGCATGTGGGAGAGGACTTTGACAGTCAATGGGTTTTCTAAG GCATTTGCAATGACTGGTTGGCGCCTTGGATATATAGCTGGTCCTAAACACTTTATCTCAGCATGTAATAAGATTCAGAGTCAG TCCACCTCAGGTGCCAGTAGCATATCACAGAAAGCAGGAGTTGCAGCCTTGGGTCTTGGCTATGCTGGTGGAGAGGCAGTTTCTATCATGGTGAAAGCATTCCGGGAGCGTAGAGATTTCTTGGTGAAAAGCTTCGGTGAACTTGCTGGTGTTAAGATTTCAGAACCCAAG GGAGCTTTCTATCTCTTCCTCGATTTCAGCTGCTACTATGGAACAGAGGCTGATGGGTTTGGTAAAATAGAGAATTCTGAGTCCCTTTGCAAATATCTGCTCGACAAGGGTCAG GTCGCACTAGTGCCAGGGGATGCATTTGGAGATGATACTTGCATACGAATTTCATATGCAGCATCACTCCAAACTCTACAGGCAGCTGCGGAAAGAATTAAGAAGTCACTCATTGAGCTGAAGCCTGCTGCCCGTAGTTGA
- the LOC101313728 gene encoding serpin-ZX-like, with protein sequence MDLEALDMDLEADMDLEALDMDLEADMDLEAPAMDLEALQKPISNQTDVAMKITKQLVESEFKNKNMVYSQWQADPRLNFTNGLWVDESTPLEESYKKVALDSYKAALNEILPPGSVHTVTGLIYANALYFKATWNDDYFHKPPKSKDLKFYLLNGDSVKGVPYMTSRHEHYIAVFDDYKVLSLRYRKCALEDFDNGTYKFDPRSFSMLWLLPDARDGLPALAERVCSKPGFFDRHLNCESFTSVKVKKFLIPKFKISSRFEAAGVLQKLGLGGACDSMVIFHESVIEVDENGTTAAAATCAQEEESMGSPTKPKVIKEFLADHPFMFLVRENCTGTVLFIGQVLNPIAG encoded by the exons ATGGATCTTGAAGCACTAGACATGGATCTCGAAGCAGACATGGACCTCGAAGCACTAGACATGGATCTCGAAGCAGACATGGACCTCGAAGCACCAGCCATGGATCTCGAAGCACTCCAAAAACCCATAAGCAATCAAACTGATGTGGCCATGAAGATAACAAAACAACTCGTTGAATCTGAATTCAAGAACAAGAACATGGTCTACTCCCAATGGC AGGCGGACCCACGTTTGAACTTCACAAACGGTCTCTGGGTTGATGAGTCTACTCCTCTTGAGGAATCATACAAAAAAGTTGCGTTGGATTCATACAAGGCGGCTCTGAACGAGATTCTTCCTCCTGGCTCAGTCCACACTGTGACGGGTCTCATATATGCAAATGCCTTGTACTTCAAGGCAACTTGGAACGACGATTACTTCCATAAACCACCAAAGTCGAAAGACCTTAAGTTTTATCTTCTGAATGGAGACTCAGTGAAGGGAGTGCCTTACATGACTAGTCGTCATGAACACTATATCGCTGTCTTTGACGACTATAAAGTCTTGAGTCTTCGTTACAGGAAATGTGCTCTGGAGGACTTTGACAATGGCACATATAAATTCGACCCTCGATCTTTCTCTATGTTGTGGCTACTTCCTGATGCAAGAGATGGGCTGCCAGCTCTGGCTGAGAGAGTTTGTTCCAAGCCCGGGTTCTTTGACCGCCATCTTAACTGTGAGAGTTTTACGAGTGTTAAGGTGAAGAAATTCTTGATTCCTAAATTTAAGATTTCGTCCCGGTTTGAAGCCGCGGGTGTTCTGCAGAAACTAGGGCTGGGGGGTGCTTGTGATTCAATGGTGATATTTCACGAATCTGTAATAGAGGTTGATGAAAATGGCACCACAGCGGCAGCAGCTACTTGTGCGCAAGAGGAAGAGAGCATGGGTTCGCCCACTAAGCCTAAAGTGATAAAAGAGTTTTTGGCTGATCACCCCTTCATGTTTCTCGTAAGGGAAAACTGCACGGGAACGGTTTTGTTCATTGGGCAGGTACTCAATCCTATTGCAGGCTGA
- the LOC101298906 gene encoding trafficking protein particle complex subunit 12-like: MDPPTPESLALSTADPLTSHFTSLNDLAQELASLQDLATRGSWRSILDKVTRARAQSLLTKPHDHLVYFTYNVLALTKLRRFTDAAGEIDSLEDLNSLRYKYEGYPDVYPGRVGSMVPFSLRWMYALIPMKLGRRQDGLDRLYVLLDFVRRKVKEKREIGSVDVWRRREMFVMNGIIGVHLNQKELAACLSLIKELLNRDYTDPVLVSKLGYIQMQMGDLEGAKSSFNAVQGMVEKEEGSEMRNLVSRNKALVFMVGKDYVSAVREYEECIERDGSDVVAINNKALCLMYLRDLSDSIKVLESALERVPTVALNETLVVNLCSMYELAYVNHGDVKRTLSSWIARVAPDDFDTASTRI; the protein is encoded by the coding sequence ATGGACCCACCCACACCCGAATCCCTCGCCCTCTCCACCGCCGACCCCCTAACCTCTCATTTCACCTCCCTCAACGACCTCGCCCAAGAGCTCGCCTCCCTTCAAGACCTCGCCACGCGCGGCTCCTGGCGCTCCATCCTCGACAAGGTCACACGCGCCCGAGCCCAGTCCCTCCTCACCAAGCCCCACGACCACCTCGTCTACTTCACCTACAACGTCCTCGCCCTCACCAAACTACGTCGTTTCACCGACGCCGCCGGCGAGATCGACTCCCTCGAAGACCTCAACAGCCTCCGCTACAAATACGAAGGCTATCCGGATGTCTACCCGGGCCGGGTCGGGTCCATGGTCCCGTTCTCGCTGCGGTGGATGTACGCGTTGATCCCGATGAAATTGGGCCGGCGGCAGGATGGGCTGGACCGCCTCTATGTCCTGCTGGATTTCGTGAGGCGAAAAGTGAAGGAGAAGAGAGAGATTGGGAGTGTTGATGTGTGGAGGAGGAGGGAGATGTTTGTTATGAATGGCATTATCGGGGTTCATTTGAATCAGAAGGAGCTAGCTGCTTGTTTGAGCTTGATCAAGGAGTTATTGAACCGGGATTATACCGATCCGGTTCTTGTTTCGAAGCTGGGGTATATACAGATGCAAATGGGGGATTTAGAGGGAGCGAAAAGCTCCTTTAATGCGGTGCAGGGGATGGTGGAGAAGGAGGAGGGGAGTGAGATGAGGAATTTGGTGAGTAGGAACAAGGCGTTGGTGTTTATGGTGGGGAAGGATTATGTGTCGGCGGTGAGGGAGTATGAGGAGTGCATTGAGAGGGATGGGAGTGATGTGGTGGCGATTAATAACAAGGCGCTTTGTTTGATGTACTTGAGGGACTTGTCGGATTCGATCAAGGTATTGGAGAGTGCGCTGGAGAGGGTTCCTACAGTGGCGCTGAATGAGACGCTTGTGGTGAATTTGTGTAGTATGTATGAGCTGGCTTATGTTAATCATGGGGATGTTAAGAGGACGCTGAGTAGCTGGATTGCGAGGGTTGCTCCGGATGATTTTGATACGGCTTCTACGAGGATTTGA
- the LOC101299203 gene encoding L-ascorbate oxidase-like: MIQLLQSTSCIFKLLGLCLLFCLVKVPAVEGRIRHYKWEVKYEYKSPDCFKKLVITINGGTPGPTILAQQGDTVVVELKNILLTENVAIHWHGIRQIGSPWSDGTEGVTQCPILPGDTFKYQFVVDRPGSYLYHAHYGMQREAGLYGAIRVAVPEGETEPFFYDYDRSIILTDWYHRSTYEHAVGLSSNPFVWVGEPQSLLIQGRGRFNCSSLATPSLEAGACNASSPDCSPYAVTVIPGKTYRLRIASLTALSALSFQIEGHNMTVVEADGHYVEPFVVKNLFIYSGETYSVIIKADQDPSRNYWMTTNIVSRNPITNTTTTTTTTPPGLAFLNYYPNHPRRSPPTVPPAGPAWNDVKSRLNQSLAIKAHRDFIHTPPQTPDRVIVFLNTQNKINGYVRWSVNNVSFTLPHTPYLIALKENLTDAFDQTPPPEGYDFVNYDIYKVANNTNATTSDGIYRLHFNTTVDVILQNANTMNVNNSETHPWHLHGHDFWVLGHGEGKFDINNHTKYNLVNPIMKNTVPVHTYGWTALRFRADNPGVWAFHCHIESHFYMGMGVVFAEGIDRIGNLPSSIMGCGETKGVTFRP; the protein is encoded by the exons ATGATTCAGCTATTACAAAGCACGAGCTGCATTTTTAAATTGCTGGGACTGTGTTTACTCTTCTGTTTGGTTAAGGTTCCGGCAGTGGAAGGTAGGATTAGGCATTACAAATGGGAGGTGAAGTATGAGTACAAGTCCCCTGATTGCTTTAAGAAACTTGTTATCACCATCAATGGCGGAACTCCAGGACCAACCATACTTGCTCAGCAGGGAGACACCGTCGTCGTCGAGCTCAAGAATATTTTGTTAACAGAAAATGTAGCCATACATTGGCATGGCATCAGACAG ATTGGATCACCGTGGAGTGATGGAACCGAAGGAGTGACTCAATGTCCAATATTGCCTGGAGACACTTTCAAATATCAGTTTGTTGTTGATAGG CCTGGAAGTTATCTGTACCATGCTCACTATGGAATGCAAAGAGAAGCTGGCTTGTATGGAGCAATCCGAGTAGCGGTTCCTGAAGGAGAAACCGAGCCCTTTTTCTACGATTATGATCGAAGCATCATACTCACTGATTGGTACCACAGAAGCACTTATGAACATGCAGTAGGACTGTCTTCCAATCCGTTTGTCTGGGTTGGGGAACCTCAG TCACTTTTGATACAAGGGAGAGGAAGATTCAACTGCTCTAGCCTCGCCACTCCAAGCTTAGAAGCTGGTGCTTGTAACGCATCTAGTCCTGACTGCTCTCCTTATGCAGTGACTGTAATCCCTGGCAAAACTTATCGGCTAAGGATTGCTAGCTTGACTGCTCTGTCAGCCCTCAGTTTCCAAATAGAG GGTCATAATATGACAGTGGTTGAAGCAGATGGGCATTATGTGGAGCCATTTGTTGTAAAGAACCTGTTCATATATTCTGGTGAGACATATTCTGTCATAATAAAAGCAGACCAAGACCCTTCAAGAAACTATTGGATGACAACCAACATTGTTAGCCGAAATCCCATCACCAACACCACCACCACCACCACCACCACCCCACCTGGTTTAGCCTTTTTGAATTACTATCCTAACCATCCTAGGAGATCCCCTCCGACAGTACCGCCAGCAGGCCCGGCCTGGAACGATGTTAAGTCCCGGCTAAATCAAAGTCTTGCCATTAAGGCACACCGAGATTTCATCCATACCCCTCCCCAAACCCCTGACAGAGTCATTGTTTTCCTCAACACCCAAAACAAGATAAATGGCTATGTGCGATGGTCAGTGAACAATGTCTCATTCACTCTTCCTCACACACCTTACCTCATTGCACTTAAAGAAAATCTCACCGACGCATTTGATCAAACACCTCCGCCGGAGGGGTATGACTTTGTGAACTACGACATTTACAAAGTGGCAAACAACACCAATGCTACTACAAGTGATGGGATTTACAGGCTCCATTTCAACACAACAGTGGACGTAATCCTGCAAAATGCAAACACCATGAATGTGAACAACAGCGAGACGCATCCGTGGCATTTGCATGGTCACGATTTTTGGGTGCTCGGACATGGGGAAGGAAAGTTTGACATCAACAATCACACAAAGTACAATCTGGTGAATCCTATCATGAAGAACACTGTGCCAGTTCATACATACGGTTGGACAGCTTTGAGGTTCAGGGCAGATAATCCAGGTGTGTGGGCTTTCCATTGTCATATAGAGTCTCATTTCTATATGGGAATGGGTGTGGTGTTTGCAGAAGGAATAGACAGGATTGGAAACTTGCCTTCATCTATAATGGGGTGCGGTGAAACCAAAGGAGTAACATTCAGACCTTAG